A stretch of the Bdellovibrio sp. 22V genome encodes the following:
- a CDS encoding DEAD/DEAH box helicase encodes MYQLRSYQQEAVQATLRHFRQEKSPAVVVLPTGAGKSLVIAELARLAKGRVLVLAHVRELVEQNHAKYVSFGLEAGIFSAGLNRKEMDHKVIFGSIQSIARAPEDFFQNFSLLVIDECHRVSVDGETQYLQVITKLQELNPGLCILGLTATPYRLGLGWIYQYHTEKKLQQTHEERFFKKCIYELSVRYLIKNKFLTPPVKIDSPVACYDFSSLKLQHGRFVMAQVEALLKDQKRITPLIIKNIIDMAADRKGVMIFTSSVNHAIEIMQSLPPYVAALVVGDTPDQERDEIIEAFKAQKLKYLVNVSVLTTGFDAPHVDVIAILRPTESVSLYQQIIGRGLRLSPGKSDCLILDYTGQGHDIYSPEIDDDKPNKESVSVEIVCPQCGVTNHFWGLVDPEGQLIEHYGRKCKAAFEDPVTKELDECGFRFRFKRCEKCGEENDIAARQCASCANVLVDTDKKLKEAMLLKDAHVMRVETMAFHKTMDKKGTPRLEVHYYDADAQVLKEYFYLNSSEDCRAFYFNFIRMHARVPEKKMSVRNLDEAFALQKNFRMPMFVIARKHKQFWNIREKIFE; translated from the coding sequence ACGGGGGCCGGGAAAAGTTTGGTCATCGCCGAGCTTGCGCGTTTGGCAAAGGGGAGGGTTTTAGTTTTAGCGCACGTTCGCGAACTGGTAGAGCAGAACCACGCTAAATACGTTTCGTTCGGTTTAGAGGCAGGAATTTTTTCGGCCGGATTGAACCGCAAAGAAATGGATCACAAGGTCATCTTTGGCAGCATTCAATCCATTGCGCGCGCACCTGAAGATTTCTTTCAGAATTTTTCTTTGCTGGTCATTGACGAGTGTCATCGCGTTTCCGTCGATGGTGAAACCCAATACCTGCAAGTTATAACGAAGCTTCAAGAGCTGAATCCAGGTTTGTGTATTCTGGGATTAACAGCGACACCGTACCGTTTGGGTTTGGGCTGGATTTATCAATACCATACAGAGAAAAAACTGCAGCAAACTCACGAAGAGCGGTTCTTTAAGAAATGCATCTATGAACTTTCCGTCCGTTATCTTATTAAGAACAAGTTTTTGACTCCGCCTGTGAAGATCGACTCGCCGGTGGCGTGTTATGATTTTTCCAGTTTAAAATTGCAGCACGGGCGTTTTGTGATGGCGCAGGTTGAAGCGCTGCTTAAAGATCAAAAACGAATCACGCCTCTTATTATCAAAAACATCATCGATATGGCGGCGGACCGTAAAGGTGTGATGATTTTCACCAGCTCAGTAAATCACGCCATCGAGATCATGCAGAGCTTGCCTCCTTACGTTGCGGCATTGGTGGTCGGGGATACACCTGACCAGGAGCGCGACGAAATTATTGAAGCGTTTAAGGCGCAAAAACTGAAATATCTGGTCAATGTTTCTGTTTTGACGACGGGCTTCGATGCGCCTCATGTGGATGTTATTGCAATTCTTCGCCCGACGGAGTCTGTCAGTCTTTACCAGCAAATCATCGGCCGCGGTTTGCGCTTAAGCCCCGGAAAATCGGATTGTTTGATTCTGGATTATACGGGACAAGGACATGATATTTATTCTCCCGAAATTGACGACGATAAACCGAACAAAGAATCCGTTAGCGTGGAAATCGTGTGCCCGCAGTGCGGGGTTACGAATCACTTTTGGGGACTCGTCGATCCCGAGGGACAGCTTATTGAGCACTATGGGCGAAAATGCAAAGCAGCTTTCGAAGATCCGGTGACGAAAGAATTGGACGAGTGCGGTTTTCGTTTTCGCTTCAAGCGCTGTGAGAAATGCGGTGAAGAGAATGACATCGCGGCTCGCCAGTGTGCTTCGTGTGCAAATGTCTTGGTGGATACAGATAAGAAGCTTAAAGAGGCCATGCTGCTAAAAGATGCGCACGTGATGCGCGTTGAAACCATGGCTTTCCATAAAACAATGGATAAGAAGGGAACTCCGCGCCTGGAAGTGCATTACTACGATGCAGACGCGCAAGTTCTTAAAGAATATTTTTATTTGAACTCTTCCGAAGATTGCCGGGCTTTTTATTTCAACTTTATTCGCATGCACGCTCGGGTTCCGGAAAAGAAAATGTCCGTGCGCAACCTTGACGAGGCGTTTGCTCTTCAAAAAAACTTTCGTATGCCGATGTTTGTGATTGCTAGAAAGCACAAACAGTTCTGGAATATTCGCGAAAAAATTTTTGAATAG